In one window of Vibrio sp. JC009 DNA:
- a CDS encoding integrase family protein, whose protein sequence is MSQVSNKFSFTYNRLKNLPVTDTKTRYYDVKQESLVLVVTPSGKKTFVVYRKPKGAKSPVTVTIGNFPAIGIEDAREIAKESVLLLSKGKNPNALRKEDRKKRVTLSESLYLYLDQRGDKLSSSTANQYISAIENYSQDLLDLDLRIINRDLVEKKHADITNGRCCWKQKGGSRYEMKSGSAAQADLWARVFRAIYNFMRESLRDENGNALLPETPTTVLSAKRTWNNVNRKDSRIRNHELKSWFDAIDSVREKANSSGKKSTSAICDAIEVSMFTGLRKGEVFGLTWDRINFSEKYFWINETKNGLNLELPMTQTIHEIFMRRKSIVGNESQYVFPSDITNGPIKEVRKTIQKIVEETSKYGVNVDDFITHDARRTFISIANSLGISGYMLKRLTNHKVTKSWDVTEGYIIHSAEELRPFSELVERRILLEIGRVSTPEIKTIDNKLSELLNDISIEDKVKIMFMLESKDIKFKEE, encoded by the coding sequence GTGAGTCAAGTTAGTAATAAGTTTAGCTTTACATATAACAGGTTAAAAAACTTACCTGTTACTGATACTAAAACGCGTTACTACGATGTAAAGCAAGAGTCATTGGTGCTTGTAGTAACACCAAGCGGGAAAAAGACTTTTGTGGTCTACAGAAAACCCAAAGGAGCTAAATCTCCTGTGACAGTAACAATAGGCAATTTTCCTGCGATAGGTATTGAAGACGCGCGAGAAATTGCAAAAGAGAGCGTACTGCTGCTAAGTAAGGGTAAAAATCCAAACGCACTGAGAAAAGAAGACAGAAAAAAACGTGTTACGTTATCAGAGTCTCTGTATCTGTATTTGGATCAAAGAGGCGATAAGTTGTCATCATCTACAGCAAACCAATACATCTCAGCAATCGAAAACTATTCTCAAGACTTACTAGATCTTGATCTGCGGATAATCAATAGGGATCTAGTTGAAAAGAAGCACGCTGACATCACCAATGGAAGGTGCTGTTGGAAACAAAAAGGCGGCTCCCGTTATGAGATGAAATCGGGGAGTGCAGCTCAAGCGGATCTCTGGGCTAGAGTATTTAGAGCTATCTACAATTTTATGAGAGAAAGTTTACGAGACGAAAATGGGAATGCTTTGTTGCCAGAAACTCCGACTACAGTGTTAAGCGCTAAAAGAACATGGAACAATGTGAATAGGAAAGACTCTAGAATTAGAAATCATGAACTAAAAAGTTGGTTTGATGCTATTGATAGTGTAAGAGAAAAAGCAAATTCTTCTGGTAAGAAAAGTACTTCAGCGATTTGTGATGCGATAGAGGTATCTATGTTTACCGGATTAAGGAAGGGGGAAGTTTTTGGTTTAACATGGGATAGAATAAATTTTTCGGAAAAGTATTTTTGGATAAATGAGACTAAGAATGGCCTTAATTTGGAACTACCCATGACACAAACTATTCATGAAATATTCATGCGAAGAAAATCAATAGTGGGTAATGAGAGTCAATATGTCTTTCCTAGTGATATAACAAATGGCCCAATTAAAGAAGTAAGAAAAACCATCCAAAAAATCGTTGAAGAAACTAGTAAATATGGAGTTAATGTAGACGATTTTATTACCCATGATGCCAGAAGGACATTTATTTCAATTGCAAACTCTCTAGGAATAAGTGGATATATGTTGAAAAGGTTAACAAATCATAAAGTAACAAAGTCTTGGGATGTGACAGAAGGTTACATAATACATAGTGCAGAAGAACTAAGGCCTTTTTCTGAGCTTGTGGAAAGAAGGATACTATTAGAAATAGGTCGAGTATCGACACCTGAAATTAAAACAATAGATAATAAGCTATCAGAATTATTGAATGACATTAGCATTGAAGATAAAGTTAAAATAATGTTCATGTTAGAAAGTAAAGACATTAAGTTTAAAGAGGAGTAA
- a CDS encoding N-acetylmuramidase domain-containing protein, with the protein MDFKSKKAKQLITEEAYLNAAEDLNCDVAAIKAVADVESRGDGYLSDGRPKILFERHKFRNYTNSRFDENYPDISGFRGGYLGDAAEYDRLSKAIQLDCEAALKSASWGRFQIMGFNYAVCGFSDIESFVEAMVESEDRQLEAFISFVEGNNLDRHLRSHNWARFARGYNGPGYRENNYHTKMARAYEKYASEPRPSRLVSLAGNISQADFQVDSVRDLQRALDFLGISPGVIDNQMGPKTCSAIKTFQRFAHLPQTGEYESSLRAAVQSAYYMMKNFELLSD; encoded by the coding sequence ATGGATTTTAAGAGTAAAAAAGCTAAGCAGCTCATTACTGAAGAGGCGTATCTCAACGCAGCTGAAGATCTGAATTGCGATGTGGCTGCGATAAAAGCTGTCGCAGACGTTGAATCCAGAGGGGATGGTTACCTGAGCGACGGACGCCCTAAGATTTTGTTTGAGAGGCATAAGTTCCGCAACTATACCAACAGCCGGTTTGACGAGAATTACCCTGATATTAGCGGTTTCAGAGGTGGCTATTTAGGTGATGCAGCAGAATATGACCGGTTATCTAAAGCCATTCAGCTCGACTGTGAAGCCGCATTAAAATCAGCTTCCTGGGGACGCTTTCAGATAATGGGGTTTAATTATGCTGTCTGTGGTTTTTCCGATATAGAGTCATTTGTCGAAGCTATGGTGGAGTCAGAAGACCGCCAGCTTGAAGCCTTTATCAGTTTTGTCGAAGGAAACAACCTGGATCGCCATTTACGTTCTCACAACTGGGCCAGATTTGCCCGGGGTTATAACGGCCCAGGTTACCGGGAGAATAATTATCACACCAAAATGGCCAGGGCTTATGAAAAGTACGCCAGTGAGCCACGTCCTTCCCGGCTTGTTTCTCTGGCAGGAAATATATCGCAGGCCGATTTTCAGGTTGATTCTGTGAGAGACCTTCAGAGGGCGCTGGATTTCCTTGGTATATCGCCGGGCGTGATAGATAACCAGATGGGGCCTAAAACATGTTCAGCAATCAAAACTTTTCAGCGTTTTGCTCACCTTCCCCAAACCGGTGAGTATGAAAGCTCACTTCGGGCGGCAGTGCAGTCGGCCTATTACATGATGAAAAACTTTGAACTGTTATCGGATTAA
- a CDS encoding M20/M25/M40 family metallo-hydrolase — protein MSLENSTEQKTAWQSAMPEGQFEFMKKVLASPSPIGFEAAMSYGVIKPEFESFMPQGWGVHQFKGSAGLVFDSHPGRDDLVSVMIVGHADKIRMQVRKIDKDGKVWINTDSFLPTTLIGHEVKVFCQDPEQVGKFKVIEGCTVEALGAIHFSTPAQRTGEQGIKPESIYLELHTHGEGRKEQVEALGLRPGDPILLDRPIKRGVSQDTFYGAYLDNGLGCFSVTEIARLVADEGLDNVRVLYTIATHEEIGRFGSAQLVGELKPDVLIATDVNHDYEAAPGIGSRNMNPLKMGEGFTIGRGSVTSEYLVQSLEKVCRELEIPYQLDFSGRDMGTDGMAAALAGVDSAAITIGYPIRNMHTSSESAHTGDLLGSIHALAGLLRQFNQQNDGKGITRDDLKNSHIRLDHA, from the coding sequence ATGAGTTTAGAGAACAGCACAGAACAAAAAACAGCCTGGCAGAGCGCTATGCCAGAAGGTCAGTTTGAATTTATGAAAAAGGTACTGGCTTCACCTTCTCCAATTGGTTTTGAGGCAGCCATGAGCTACGGCGTAATCAAGCCGGAGTTTGAATCCTTTATGCCACAAGGCTGGGGCGTTCACCAGTTTAAAGGCAGTGCAGGCCTGGTATTTGACTCTCACCCTGGCCGTGATGATCTGGTTAGCGTAATGATCGTTGGTCACGCTGACAAAATCCGCATGCAGGTGCGTAAAATCGATAAAGACGGTAAGGTGTGGATCAATACAGACTCTTTCCTGCCAACCACTCTGATTGGTCATGAAGTAAAAGTATTCTGTCAGGATCCTGAGCAGGTGGGCAAGTTCAAAGTAATCGAGGGCTGTACTGTTGAAGCCCTTGGTGCGATTCACTTCTCAACTCCGGCACAGAGAACCGGCGAACAAGGCATTAAGCCTGAGTCTATTTATCTTGAACTGCACACTCATGGCGAAGGCCGTAAAGAGCAGGTAGAAGCTTTAGGTCTGCGCCCGGGTGACCCGATTCTTCTTGACCGTCCAATTAAGCGCGGTGTTTCTCAGGATACTTTCTATGGCGCCTATCTGGACAACGGTCTGGGCTGTTTTTCTGTAACTGAGATTGCACGCTTAGTGGCAGATGAAGGCCTGGATAATGTTCGCGTTCTTTACACTATTGCGACCCATGAAGAGATTGGCCGTTTTGGTTCAGCGCAACTGGTGGGCGAACTGAAGCCGGATGTACTGATTGCGACAGACGTAAACCACGACTACGAAGCTGCGCCAGGTATTGGTAGCCGTAACATGAACCCTCTTAAGATGGGCGAAGGTTTTACCATCGGCCGTGGTTCTGTAACTTCAGAATATCTTGTACAGTCCTTGGAAAAGGTTTGCCGTGAGCTGGAAATTCCTTACCAGTTAGACTTCTCTGGCCGTGATATGGGTACAGATGGTATGGCAGCAGCACTTGCCGGTGTGGATAGCGCAGCAATCACAATCGGCTACCCAATCCGCAATATGCATACTTCTTCAGAGTCTGCACACACAGGCGATCTGCTTGGTTCTATCCATGCGCTTGCTGGACTTTTGCGCCAGTTTAACCAGCAGAATGACGGCAAGGGCATCACTCGTGATGATCTTAAAAACAGCCATATTCGTCTGGATCATGCCTAA
- a CDS encoding nickel/cobalt transporter, which translates to MSNAGSANAIKGFSAILVLTGLAFGGYLLWQSWPQILLHSMKWQKEINAELSELLYEIKEQSLIAGVYLAGLSFLYGVLHSVGPGHGKIIVTTFLATHPAKIKHGLILTCLSALMQALVAIGLVTFLLLIFGNSMRDVTSKADLFISASFLAMCALGGTIIWRTSKILYRHKKNARHAAPTCCRHHHHSVSAADINSASNWKSYAGIIISIGIRPCTGAIMVLMFSHITGIYWVGVVSAILMAVGTAITTSTIALLTVSGKKIVRRYLAAKARSHHLAGTALQFVGGTLLFTLGVILLSSRSVSVAPFLM; encoded by the coding sequence GTGAGTAACGCAGGTTCTGCAAATGCGATAAAAGGATTTTCGGCTATTTTAGTTCTGACCGGACTGGCTTTTGGCGGATATCTGCTCTGGCAGTCATGGCCCCAGATCCTGCTTCACAGCATGAAGTGGCAGAAGGAAATTAATGCAGAGTTAAGCGAACTGCTCTATGAAATTAAAGAGCAGAGTCTGATAGCAGGTGTGTATCTGGCAGGGTTAAGCTTTTTGTATGGCGTGCTGCACTCGGTGGGGCCGGGACACGGTAAAATTATAGTCACTACCTTTTTGGCAACGCATCCGGCTAAGATAAAACATGGTCTGATATTAACCTGCCTGTCGGCGTTAATGCAGGCGCTGGTGGCGATTGGTCTGGTGACGTTTCTGCTTTTAATTTTTGGAAATTCTATGCGGGATGTGACCAGTAAGGCGGATCTGTTTATTAGTGCCAGTTTCCTTGCCATGTGCGCGCTTGGGGGCACAATCATCTGGCGGACATCTAAGATCCTGTACCGGCATAAGAAAAATGCCCGTCACGCAGCTCCCACTTGTTGCAGGCATCATCACCATAGTGTCTCGGCTGCTGATATCAACAGTGCCAGTAACTGGAAATCCTACGCAGGCATTATAATCAGTATAGGTATCCGTCCCTGCACCGGAGCTATCATGGTTCTGATGTTTTCCCATATTACCGGTATTTACTGGGTGGGGGTTGTCAGCGCTATTCTTATGGCTGTTGGTACAGCAATCACCACTTCAACTATTGCTCTTCTGACTGTATCAGGAAAGAAAATTGTCCGGCGCTATCTGGCGGCGAAAGCGCGTAGCCATCATTTAGCCGGAACCGCTCTGCAGTTTGTTGGCGGGACTTTGTTGTTTACCCTTGGAGTTATTTTGCTTAGTTCCAGGAGCGTCAGTGTGGCGCCTTTTTTAATGTAA
- a CDS encoding DUF1007 family protein produces the protein MYMRSLLRCFLLFLLLIPGVVSAHPHSWIDLKTSIQGTEKEITGFRMEWTFDAMTSVYMIDGADLSEANREASLQSIADEMLTNMLGDHYFTYFYNGEDPIRYKRGRNAKLSMHRGKAVFSFDLPLSQPQPLTASSIKLLIFEPSYYVDMSWKETEDVVLSGALAKSCKLELVEPNPTAEQMSYALSLPMDADPDNTLGQLFTQKVMFNCKGAENLSGGSGE, from the coding sequence ATGTATATGCGTTCTTTACTTCGCTGTTTTCTGCTTTTTTTGCTACTTATCCCGGGAGTGGTTTCTGCTCACCCGCACTCCTGGATTGACCTGAAAACCTCGATTCAGGGTACAGAAAAAGAAATTACCGGATTTCGGATGGAGTGGACTTTTGATGCCATGACTTCGGTTTATATGATTGATGGCGCTGACTTATCCGAGGCAAACAGAGAGGCCTCGCTGCAGAGCATTGCCGATGAAATGCTGACCAATATGCTGGGCGATCACTACTTTACCTACTTCTATAACGGCGAGGATCCAATCCGCTATAAGCGTGGCAGGAATGCTAAGCTGTCTATGCACCGTGGTAAGGCGGTGTTTTCTTTTGATCTGCCCTTATCACAACCTCAGCCTCTGACTGCTTCATCTATTAAGCTGCTTATCTTTGAGCCTAGTTACTATGTTGATATGTCGTGGAAAGAGACAGAAGATGTGGTGCTGTCCGGTGCTCTGGCTAAGAGTTGTAAACTAGAGCTTGTTGAACCTAATCCAACAGCGGAGCAGATGAGTTACGCGCTATCACTGCCAATGGATGCCGACCCGGATAATACGCTAGGGCAACTTTTCACCCAGAAGGTGATGTTTAATTGTAAAGGTGCAGAAAATTTATCCGGAGGCAGTGGTGAGTAA